One genomic segment of Helianthus annuus cultivar XRQ/B chromosome 14, HanXRQr2.0-SUNRISE, whole genome shotgun sequence includes these proteins:
- the LOC110904344 gene encoding sucrose-phosphatase 2, producing the protein MERLKSSARLMIVSDLDHTMVDHHDPNNLSILRFNALWEAKYRHDSLLVFSTGRSPTLYKQLRKEKPMLTPDITIMSVGTEITYGNAMVPDEGWVDFLNHKWDKKIVTEETSKIPDLTLQSETEQRPHKASFYVKKEKAQEIMKTLSESLVKRGLDVKIIYSGGMDLDILPQGAGKGQALAYLHKKLKAEGKLPQNTLACGDSGNDAELFTIPDVHGVMVKNAQEELLQWHAENAKNNPKIIHADETCAAGIIQAIGHFNLGPNTSPRDLPDLLDAKLDHFDPAYEVVKFYLLLEKWRRAEIDSPERYLNNLKAVCSPAGLYVNPFGIEQSFGDVIGKLKDCYGDKKGKQYQVWVDQVFPTQIDSDTWLVKFKKLDQTGEEQQCCYTTAILSSKDVEPSQGLTWVHVHQTWMDGSTGDDKSWFL; encoded by the exons ATGGAGCGACTCAAGAGTTCTGCACGTCTCATGATCGTCTCGGATCTTGACCATACTATG GTTGATCATCATGACCCTAATAACCTTTCTATACTAAGGTTCAATGCCTTGTGGGAAGCTAAATACCGTCATGATTCGTTATTGGTGTTTTCAACCGGAAGATCACCTACTTTATACAAGCAGTTAAGGAAGGAAAAGCCCATGTTAACCCCTGATATTACGATTATGTCAGTTGGAACCGAGATAACGTATGGCAATGCAATGGTCCCGGATGAAGGTTGGGTCGACTTTTTGAATCATAAATGGGACAAAAAGATAGTTACAGAGGAAACAAGCAAGATTCCTGACCTCACTCTCCAA TCTGAAACCGAGCAACGTCCTCACAAAGCTAGCTTCTATGTTAAGAAAGAGAAGGCTCAAGAAATAATGAAAACTCTTTCTGAAAGTCTGGTCAAACGAGGG TTGGATGTGAAAATAATTTACAGTGGTGGTATGGATTTGGATATATTACCCCAAGGTGCTGGAAAAGGTCAAGCTCTTGCTTACTTGCATAAAAAGTTAAAGGCCGAGGGGAAATTACCACAAAATACCCTCGCATGTGGCGATTCTGGGAATGACGCTGAACTATTCACTATTCCAGATGTGCACGGTGTCATG GTCAAGAACGCACAGGAAGAACTTTTGCAGTGGCATGCTGAAAATGCCAAAAATAACCCTAAAATTATACATGCTGATGAAACATGTGCGGCTGGTATCATACAAGCAATTGGTCATTTTAACCTAGGCCCTAATACATCACCCAGAGATCTACCCGATCTTTTAGATGCAAAGTTGGACCATTTTGACCCTGCGTATGAAGTAGTGAAGTTTTACTTGCTTCTTGAGAAGTGGCGACGTGCAGAAATTGACTCTCCAGAACGTTATTTGAACAATCTGAAAGCCGTTTGC TCTCCTGCGGGTCTGTATGTTAATCCTTTTGGCATCGAGCAATCGTTTGGTGATGTCATTGGTAAGCTAAAAGACTGCTACGGAGACAAAAAAGGGAAACAATACCAAGTTTGGGTTGATCAAGTTTTCCCTACTCAAATCGATTCTGACACGTGGCTAGTCAAGTTCAAGAAGTTGGACCAAACCG GTGAAGAGCAACAATGTTGTTATACTACAGCTATACTAAGTTCAAAG GATGTGGAACCGTCACAGGGGCTCACGTGGGTCCACGTGCACCAGACGTGGATGGATGGATCGACAGGTGATgacaaaagttggtttctttga
- the LOC110904341 gene encoding myosin-binding protein 7, producing the protein METEIEQPVVGTVIKWCDCGCDCCSAKLDESGVWIRSVKRKLDERDDKDVLVIPGLSNSDVARVDIEYECMALREMVKSQQETIQDLSVELDEERNAASSAANEAMSMILRLQSEKAEVQMEARQFKRFSEEKMAHDQEEVMALEDLLYQREQTIEALTCEVHAYKHRMLSYGLTEDEAGGEIYSETHFELPTYNYPPLKCNSIEHHPDQDLDGEMIDIEKHAFGESPHSLKAIEERISELEGDSQHSPVKEVIIGNSPRNLSSDSGGSFVPTKEKLVDNASEFGDDMSDRVYTVDSVYNVTSFDKNPKVDDDVKVTQSIGNTEVKNLYARLHALEADRESMKQALISMRTEKAQLVLLKEIAQHLYKDMSPQPNRMPVKKQSLFGNFSFVLLFKWIVSFLFWRRASQSKYMFGMSASNAGLRMLVNKGPQMGQWRCLSRTRFLKY; encoded by the exons ATGGAAACCGAGATCGAGCAGCCTGTTGTGGGTACAGTGATCAAATGGTGTGATTGTGGATGTGATTGTTGTTCTGCAAAGCTTGATGAGTCGGGGGTCTGGATTCGGTCAGTGAAGAGAAAGCTTGACGAAAGAGATGATAAGGATGTATTGGTCATACCTGGGCTTTCGAATTCTGATGTGGCTCGTGTCGACATTGAATATGAATGTATGGCTTTACGGGAAATGGTCAAAAGTCAACAGGAAACAATTCAGGATTTGTCGGTTGAGTTAGATGAAGAGAGAAATGCGGCCTCGTCGGCTGCAAATGAAGCCATGTCTATGATCTTAAGGTTACAGAGTGAGAAGGCCGAAGTCCAGATGGAGGCCCGGCAGTTTAAACGGTTTTCAGAGGAAAAAATGGCCCATGATCAGGAAGAAGTTATGGCATTGGAAGATTTGTTATACCAAAGAGAACAGACCATAGAAGCTTTGACTTGTGAAGTACATGCGTATAAACACCGAATGTTGAGTTATGGGCTCACGGAAGACGAAGCAGGTGGGGAGATTTATAGCGAGACACATTTTGAGCTCCCTACATACAATTACCCACCACTAAAATGCAATTCGATTGAACATCATCCTGACCAGGATCTTGACGGTGAAATGATCGACATCGAGAAGCACGCATTTGGTGAATCCCCACATTCATTGAAAGCTATTGAAGAAAGAATCAGTGAATTGGAGGGGGATTCTCAGCATAGTCCAGTGAAGGAGGTCATCATTGGTAATTCACCAAGGAATCTATCTTCTGATAGTGGTGGCTCGTTTGTTCCAACTAAAGAAAAATTGGTGGATAATGCATCGGAATTCGGTGATGACATGAGTGACAGGGTATATACAGTTGATTCTGTATATAACGTGACATCTTTCGATAAGAATCCAAAGGTTGATGATGATGTTAAGGTTACTCAAAGCATTGGAAATACGGAGGTAAAAAATCTGTACGCAAGGCTTCATGCACTGGAAGCAGACAGGGAATCAATGAAGCAGGCGTTGATTTCTATGAGAACGGAAAAAGCACAACTGGTATTGTTGAAGGAGATAGCTCAGCATTTGTATAAAGACATGTCTCCGCAGCCAAACAGGATGCCTGTTAAGAAACAATCATTGTTTGGTAACTTTTCGTTTGTCTTGCTGTTCAAG TGGATTGTTTCGTTTCTGTTTTGGAGGAGAGCAAGTCAAAGCAA ATACATGTTTGGTATGTCGGCCAGTAACGCAGGTTTGCGAATGCTGGTAAACAAGGGACCACAGATGGGGCAATGGAGGTGTCTATCAAGAACACGATTCTTGAAATATTGA